Proteins encoded together in one Microbacterium sp. ABRD28 window:
- the tal gene encoding transaldolase: MTTPTARLVEEGVSIWLDDLSRQRIESGNLAGLIDSRNVSGVTTNPTIFAGALAKGEDYEAQVTALSADGADVDRTIFEITTDDVRSAADILRPVFDATDGVDGRVSIEVSPDLAHDTAATVAEAKKLWARVDRPNVHIKIPATLAGLPAITEVLAEGISVNVTLIFSLERYAAVIDAYLSGIEKAREAGHDISAIHSVASFFVSRVDTEVDKRLESIGTDEARALKSRAGVANARLAYELYEREFATDRATALIEAGARVQRPLWASTGVKDPALPDTLYVTELVAPGTVNTMPEKTLEATFDHGDVTGDTVTGNYADAYAVFDQLKAVGVDFDDVTDVLEKEGVEKFIASWHELQGTVAAALEAAPASVEEAAQ; the protein is encoded by the coding sequence ATGACCACCCCCACCGCACGTCTTGTCGAAGAGGGCGTCAGCATCTGGCTGGACGACCTGTCCCGCCAGCGCATCGAATCCGGCAACCTGGCCGGCCTGATCGACAGCCGCAACGTCAGCGGCGTCACCACCAATCCGACGATCTTCGCCGGCGCCCTCGCCAAGGGCGAGGACTACGAGGCGCAGGTCACGGCGCTCTCCGCCGACGGAGCAGACGTCGATCGCACCATCTTCGAGATCACGACGGATGACGTCCGCTCGGCCGCCGACATCCTGCGGCCGGTCTTCGACGCCACCGACGGGGTCGACGGCCGCGTCTCGATCGAGGTCTCGCCCGACCTCGCGCACGACACCGCTGCGACGGTCGCCGAGGCGAAGAAGCTCTGGGCCCGGGTGGACCGCCCGAACGTCCACATCAAGATCCCTGCGACCCTCGCGGGTCTCCCCGCGATCACCGAGGTGCTCGCGGAGGGGATCTCGGTCAACGTCACCCTCATCTTCAGCCTCGAGCGGTACGCCGCCGTCATCGACGCCTACCTCTCGGGCATCGAGAAGGCACGAGAGGCCGGGCACGACATCTCCGCCATCCACTCCGTCGCGTCGTTCTTCGTGTCGCGCGTGGACACCGAGGTCGACAAGCGCCTCGAGTCGATCGGCACCGATGAGGCACGGGCGCTGAAGTCCCGTGCCGGCGTGGCCAACGCCCGCCTGGCGTACGAACTCTACGAGCGGGAGTTCGCCACCGACCGCGCGACGGCGCTCATCGAGGCCGGAGCCCGCGTCCAGCGCCCCCTCTGGGCGTCGACCGGCGTCAAGGATCCGGCCCTTCCCGACACCCTCTACGTGACCGAGCTCGTCGCGCCCGGCACCGTGAACACGATGCCGGAGAAGACGCTCGAGGCGACCTTCGACCATGGTGACGTGACCGGCGACACCGTCACCGGCAACTACGCCGATGCGTATGCGGTCTTCGATCAGCTGAAGGCCGTCGGCGTCGACTTCGACGACGTCACCGATGTGCTGGAGAAGGAGGGTGTGGAGAAGTTCATCGCCTCCTGGCACGAGCTGCAGGGAACGGTCGCCGCGGCTCTCGAGGCGGCGCCCGCCAGCGTCGAGGAGGCGGCTCAGTGA
- a CDS encoding heme o synthase, with protein sequence MDISTAAGGAITRHRPSPGRTVRAYIALTKPRVLELLLVTTVPVMILAQNGLPNLWLVLATVIGGSLSAGSAAAFNMYLDRDIDAHMQRTENRPLVTGEVTPRGALVFAWSLAVASTLWLLLTTNPLAAGLSAGAIFFYVVVYTMILKRRTEQNIVWGGIAGCFPVLIGWTAVTGSLSWTPFVLFLLVFLWTPPHYWPLSMKYRGDYAEVDVPMLGATRTGSQVGLQVILYAWATVACSLLLIPVAGMGLVYTVSAVVFGGWFIYESHRLYNRAVRGTEPRPMRVFHASISYLTLLFVAIAVDPLLPF encoded by the coding sequence ATGGACATCTCAACGGCCGCCGGTGGCGCGATCACGCGCCACCGCCCGTCTCCGGGTCGTACCGTCCGTGCGTACATCGCGCTGACCAAGCCGCGCGTCCTCGAGCTGCTGCTGGTCACCACGGTGCCGGTGATGATCCTCGCGCAGAACGGACTGCCGAACCTCTGGCTCGTCCTCGCGACCGTGATCGGCGGTTCGTTGAGCGCCGGATCGGCCGCGGCGTTCAACATGTACCTCGACCGCGACATCGACGCCCACATGCAGCGCACCGAGAACCGTCCCCTGGTGACGGGGGAGGTCACCCCACGAGGGGCGCTGGTGTTCGCCTGGTCGCTCGCTGTGGCATCCACCCTCTGGCTTTTGCTGACGACCAATCCGCTCGCCGCCGGCCTGTCGGCGGGCGCGATCTTCTTCTACGTCGTCGTCTACACGATGATCCTCAAGCGCCGCACCGAGCAGAACATCGTCTGGGGCGGCATCGCCGGGTGCTTCCCGGTGCTGATCGGATGGACCGCGGTGACGGGGTCGCTGTCGTGGACGCCGTTCGTGCTGTTCCTGCTGGTGTTCCTGTGGACGCCGCCGCACTACTGGCCGCTGTCGATGAAGTACCGCGGCGACTACGCGGAGGTCGATGTGCCCATGCTCGGCGCGACTCGCACCGGCTCGCAGGTCGGACTGCAGGTGATCCTCTACGCCTGGGCGACCGTGGCGTGCTCGCTGCTGCTGATCCCCGTCGCCGGGATGGGACTCGTGTACACCGTGTCGGCTGTGGTGTTCGGCGGCTGGTTCATCTACGAGTCGCACCGCCTGTACAACCGAGCGGTGCGTGGCACTGAGCCGCGACCCATGCGCGTCTTCCACGCCTCGATCTCGTACCTCACCCTGCTCTTCGTCGCGATCGCCGTCGACCCGCTCCTGCCCTTCTGA
- a CDS encoding glucose-6-phosphate dehydrogenase assembly protein OpcA, whose amino-acid sequence MIVDLPDTTVSKISRALVNVREEGGAVALGRVLTLIIVTRQGAQEDVIDVANAASREHPMRVIVVMTNGEDSPPRLDAQIRVGGDAGASEVVTLHALGEAGSTNLESLVTGLLLPDAPVVVWWPDDTPDIPSQTSIGKIAQRRITDAATKPDPSAWVASLGEKYRPGDTDLAWTRLTRWREQLAAILDQPPFENVTSITVRGASDSPSTALLAAWLRLALDVPVDWGYLPTAEWPHGIKSVTLVRESGDVVLERPSPAVALLTQPGQPQHDLAFPRRSLRECLAEELRRLDPDVLYGRVITEGWALLDPPTTQETHD is encoded by the coding sequence ATGATCGTCGATCTGCCCGACACCACTGTCAGCAAGATCTCGCGCGCCCTCGTCAACGTCCGGGAGGAGGGCGGCGCGGTCGCGCTCGGACGCGTGCTGACGCTCATCATCGTCACCCGGCAGGGCGCGCAGGAAGACGTCATCGACGTCGCCAACGCCGCCTCGCGCGAGCATCCGATGCGCGTCATCGTCGTGATGACGAATGGCGAAGACTCCCCGCCGCGGCTGGACGCGCAGATCCGCGTCGGCGGCGACGCCGGTGCCAGCGAGGTCGTGACCCTCCACGCCCTCGGCGAGGCGGGCTCGACCAATCTCGAGAGCCTTGTCACGGGGCTCCTGCTCCCGGACGCACCGGTCGTGGTGTGGTGGCCGGATGACACCCCCGACATCCCTTCGCAGACATCGATCGGAAAGATCGCTCAGCGACGGATCACGGATGCCGCGACCAAACCCGATCCGTCGGCGTGGGTCGCCTCCCTCGGCGAGAAGTACCGGCCAGGAGACACCGACCTCGCGTGGACCCGCCTCACCCGGTGGCGGGAACAGCTGGCGGCGATCCTCGATCAGCCGCCGTTCGAGAATGTCACGAGCATCACCGTCCGCGGCGCGTCAGACTCGCCCTCCACGGCGCTCCTGGCCGCGTGGCTGCGTCTCGCCCTCGATGTGCCCGTCGACTGGGGCTACCTCCCCACCGCGGAGTGGCCGCACGGCATCAAGTCGGTGACCCTCGTGCGTGAAAGCGGTGACGTCGTCCTCGAGCGACCGAGTCCTGCCGTGGCGCTGCTCACACAGCCCGGTCAGCCCCAGCACGACCTCGCGTTCCCCCGGCGGAGCCTGCGGGAGTGCCTCGCCGAGGAGCTGCGTCGCCTCGACCCCGATGTCCTGTACGGTCGAGTGATCACCGAGGGCTGGGCGCTTCTCGATCCGCCTACGACGCAGGAGACACATGACTGA
- the zwf gene encoding glucose-6-phosphate dehydrogenase, producing the protein MTDEIPGSSSGAAASGVEISRGRNPLRDPEDRRLNRIAGPSALVIFGVTGDLSRKKLMPAVYDLANRGLLPPGFALVGFARRDWEDQDFAQVVYDAVRANARTEFREETWAQLLEGIRFVSGEFGDADAFRRLRETVDQLDAERGTMGNHAFYLSIPPKDFPIVAEQLKASGLVDDTADRPERWRRVVIEKPFGHDLASAQALNDALRSAFPTDSIFRIDHYLGKETVQNILALRFANELYEPIWNRNYVDHVQITMAEDIGVGGRAGYYDGIGAARDVIQNHLLQLLALTAMEEPISFDAQHLRAEKEKVLAAVTLPEDLARSTARGQYAGGWQGGERVLGFLEEEGMNPESTTETYAAITLEVNTRRWAGVPFYLRTGKRLGRRVTEIAVVFKRAPELLFSRNQTSGLGQNALVIRVQPDEGVTIRFGSKVPGAGLQVRDVTMDFGYGHAFTEASPEAYERLILDVLLGDPPLFPRHEEVELSWRILDPIEQFWAAQEGPLEQYSPGSWGPESAEAMLARDGRTWRRP; encoded by the coding sequence ATGACCGACGAGATCCCCGGATCGAGCAGCGGCGCAGCAGCGTCGGGTGTCGAGATCTCCCGCGGACGCAACCCCCTCCGCGACCCTGAAGACCGGCGCTTGAACCGTATCGCGGGGCCGAGCGCCCTGGTGATCTTCGGCGTGACCGGCGACCTCTCCCGCAAGAAGCTGATGCCCGCGGTGTACGACCTCGCGAACCGCGGGCTCCTTCCTCCGGGGTTCGCACTCGTCGGTTTCGCCCGCCGCGACTGGGAGGACCAGGACTTCGCCCAGGTCGTCTACGACGCGGTGCGCGCGAACGCCCGCACCGAATTCCGTGAGGAGACCTGGGCGCAGCTGCTGGAAGGCATCCGGTTCGTCTCGGGCGAATTCGGCGACGCCGACGCCTTCCGACGCCTGCGCGAGACGGTGGACCAGCTCGACGCCGAGCGGGGAACGATGGGCAACCATGCGTTCTACCTCTCGATCCCGCCGAAGGACTTCCCGATCGTCGCCGAGCAGCTGAAGGCATCGGGACTCGTCGACGACACCGCCGACCGCCCCGAACGGTGGCGGCGCGTGGTGATCGAGAAACCCTTCGGACACGATCTGGCCTCGGCGCAGGCTCTGAACGACGCGTTGCGAAGCGCGTTTCCGACCGATTCGATCTTCCGGATCGACCACTACCTGGGCAAAGAGACCGTCCAGAACATCCTCGCCCTGCGGTTCGCCAACGAGCTGTACGAACCCATCTGGAATCGCAACTACGTCGATCACGTGCAGATCACCATGGCCGAAGACATCGGCGTGGGCGGTCGCGCCGGCTACTACGACGGGATCGGCGCCGCGCGCGACGTCATCCAGAACCACCTCCTGCAGCTCCTCGCACTCACCGCGATGGAGGAGCCGATCTCGTTCGACGCCCAGCATCTGCGCGCGGAGAAGGAGAAGGTGCTCGCCGCGGTGACCCTGCCCGAAGATCTGGCCCGCTCCACCGCGCGCGGTCAGTACGCCGGAGGCTGGCAGGGTGGCGAACGGGTTCTCGGATTCCTGGAGGAGGAGGGGATGAACCCCGAGTCCACCACCGAGACCTACGCCGCCATCACCCTCGAGGTCAACACGCGTCGGTGGGCGGGGGTGCCGTTCTACCTGCGCACCGGAAAACGTCTCGGGCGCCGCGTCACGGAGATCGCGGTGGTGTTCAAACGCGCACCCGAACTGCTGTTCTCGCGCAACCAGACCTCGGGGCTCGGTCAGAACGCCCTGGTGATCCGGGTGCAGCCCGATGAGGGCGTGACCATCCGGTTCGGGTCGAAGGTGCCGGGCGCGGGCCTGCAGGTCCGAGACGTCACGATGGACTTCGGCTACGGCCACGCCTTCACCGAGGCGAGCCCGGAGGCGTACGAACGCCTCATCCTCGACGTCCTGCTGGGTGACCCGCCGCTGTTCCCGCGGCACGAGGAGGTGGAACTGTCGTGGCGGATCCTCGATCCCATCGAACAGTTCTGGGCCGCTCAGGAGGGACCGCTCGAGCAGTATTCCCCGGGCTCCTGGGGCCCGGAATCCGCCGAGGCGATGCTCGCCCGCGACGGCCGCACCTGGAGGCGTCCATGA
- a CDS encoding glucose-6-phosphate isomerase: MSFDIHVSGRVKSVVDETLPGLVASLVASGITAGDASLWGPDAESEASKRLGWVQAVSVSRPLVAEIVALRDELRSRGVTRVVLAGMGGSSLAPEVIAQTSGVPLVILDSTAPGQVLAAIDGDSEAGGLSQTVLVVSSKSGSTVETDSAKRTFEAAFRDLGIDPTERIVIVTDPGSPLDQSGRADGYRVFNADPEVGGRYSALTAFGLVPAGLAGVDIGELLDEAEATLLEVAVDSPENPALILAAAIAGGTPRRDKLGLVTDGTHIVGLPDWIEQLIAESTGKQGTGILPVVLLPVSPELDSRPDDLQIVRLVDEAGAFHLRERHEGEILVSGSLGAQFMVWEYATAIAGRMLGINPFDQPDVESAKTAARGLLDARPEPSAPAFTLDGVEVRVSDPALAASGTVAGVLDALWAQLPADGYVSIQAYVNRLDLPQLQGLRELVAADSGRPTTFGWGPRFLHSTGQYHKGGPATGVYLQILEQTDVDLEIPGRPFTFGQLIQAQAAGDASVLADGHGRPVVTLTLTDPQAEVLSLFEAAQ, from the coding sequence GTGAGCTTCGACATCCACGTCTCGGGGCGTGTCAAGTCCGTCGTCGACGAGACGCTCCCGGGGCTGGTCGCGAGCCTTGTCGCGTCGGGGATCACCGCCGGCGATGCGTCGCTGTGGGGTCCGGATGCGGAGTCCGAGGCATCCAAGCGCCTCGGCTGGGTGCAGGCGGTGTCGGTGTCGCGTCCGCTCGTCGCCGAGATCGTGGCTCTCCGCGACGAGTTGCGCTCGCGGGGAGTCACCCGCGTGGTCCTCGCGGGAATGGGAGGATCGTCCCTCGCCCCCGAGGTGATCGCCCAGACCTCGGGGGTACCCCTGGTGATCCTCGACTCCACCGCTCCCGGCCAGGTGCTCGCTGCGATCGACGGCGACAGCGAGGCCGGCGGCCTCTCGCAGACCGTGCTCGTGGTGTCCTCGAAGTCGGGGTCGACCGTCGAGACCGACTCGGCCAAGCGCACCTTCGAGGCGGCCTTCCGCGACCTCGGGATCGACCCGACCGAGCGGATCGTCATCGTCACCGACCCCGGCTCGCCGCTGGATCAGTCGGGGCGCGCCGACGGCTACCGCGTCTTCAACGCCGACCCCGAGGTCGGTGGTCGCTACTCGGCGCTGACCGCCTTCGGCCTCGTGCCCGCGGGACTGGCGGGCGTGGACATCGGCGAGCTGCTCGACGAGGCCGAGGCCACCCTTCTCGAAGTCGCCGTCGACAGTCCCGAGAATCCCGCGCTCATCCTGGCCGCGGCGATCGCCGGGGGAACCCCGAGACGCGACAAGCTGGGCCTGGTCACCGATGGAACCCACATCGTCGGGCTCCCCGACTGGATCGAACAGCTCATCGCCGAATCGACCGGCAAGCAGGGCACCGGCATCCTCCCGGTCGTGCTCCTCCCTGTCTCCCCTGAGCTCGACTCCCGGCCCGACGACCTGCAGATCGTGCGCCTGGTCGACGAGGCGGGGGCCTTCCACCTGCGTGAGCGTCACGAGGGCGAGATCCTCGTCAGCGGTTCGCTCGGCGCCCAGTTCATGGTGTGGGAGTACGCCACGGCCATCGCAGGACGGATGCTGGGGATCAACCCCTTCGATCAGCCCGACGTGGAGTCGGCCAAGACCGCCGCCCGCGGTCTGCTCGATGCCCGCCCGGAGCCCTCGGCACCCGCCTTCACCCTCGACGGCGTGGAGGTGCGGGTCTCCGACCCGGCGCTCGCGGCATCAGGAACCGTCGCCGGCGTGCTCGATGCCCTGTGGGCGCAGCTTCCAGCCGACGGCTACGTCTCGATCCAGGCGTACGTCAACCGACTCGACCTTCCGCAGCTCCAGGGTCTCCGCGAGCTCGTCGCCGCCGACTCCGGTCGCCCGACCACCTTCGGCTGGGGTCCGCGGTTCCTGCACTCGACGGGTCAGTACCACAAGGGCGGGCCCGCGACGGGCGTGTACCTGCAGATCCTCGAGCAGACCGATGTCGACCTCGAGATCCCCGGTCGCCCCTTCACCTTCGGCCAGCTGATCCAGGCACAGGCCGCCGGTGACGCCAGCGTCCTGGCTGACGGTCACGGCCGCCCGGTCGTGACGCTCACGCTGACCGACCCGCAGGCCGAGGTCCTCTCCCTGTTCGAAGCCGCCCAGTAG
- the tkt gene encoding transketolase — protein MSALRWEEIDRRAVDTARVLAADAVEKVGNGHPGTAMSLAPAAYLLYQRVMNHDPAETHWPGRDRFILSAGHSSLTQYVQLYLGGFGLELDDLKALRTWGSKTPGHPEFGHTDGVEITTGPLGQGLASSVGFAYAQRFERGLFDPETPAGESPFDHHIYVIASDGDLQEGVTSEASSLAGHQNLGNLVVIYDSNQISIEDDTNVAFTEDVAKRYESYGWHVQTVDWKKTGQYVEDAAALYEAIEQAKGETDRPSIIILKTIIGWPSPGKQNTGKIHGSALGADELRATKEVLGWNPDETFEVPDDVLAHTRSLRERGAAARAAWQEKFDAWAAAHPERKALWDRIQARELPGDIRDALPVFAAGKDVSTRAASGQVINALAAQLPELWGGSADLAESNLTTIKDAKSFIPEVWSTHEWSGDPYGRVLHFGIREHAMGAIINGIVLHGPTRAFGGTFLIFSDYMRPSVRLAALMNIPSLFVWTHDSVALGEDGPTHQPIEQLAALRAIPNFTLVRPADANETAVVWLELLRRHDGPAGLALTRQNIPVFERGEGDASGETFASADGAARGAYVLAEAPDGRPDVILIATGSEVQLAVAARETLRGEGVNARVVSAPSLEWFAEQDEAYRESVLPSAVSARVSVEAGIALPWRGIVGDRGRSVSIEHFGASADYKTLFEKFGITAEAVVEAARETIAATAAAH, from the coding sequence GTGTCGGCATTGCGGTGGGAAGAGATCGATCGACGCGCGGTGGACACCGCCCGAGTCCTGGCGGCGGACGCCGTGGAAAAGGTCGGCAACGGTCATCCCGGCACCGCGATGAGCCTCGCCCCGGCGGCGTACCTTCTCTACCAGCGGGTGATGAACCACGATCCGGCCGAGACGCACTGGCCCGGCCGTGACCGTTTCATCCTCTCCGCCGGCCACAGCTCGCTGACGCAGTACGTGCAGCTCTACCTCGGCGGTTTCGGCCTCGAGCTCGACGATCTGAAGGCGCTGCGAACCTGGGGGTCGAAGACCCCGGGTCACCCCGAGTTCGGTCACACCGACGGCGTGGAGATCACCACCGGTCCGCTCGGGCAGGGCCTGGCCTCTTCGGTCGGCTTCGCCTATGCGCAGCGCTTCGAGCGCGGGCTGTTCGACCCCGAGACCCCCGCAGGCGAATCCCCGTTCGACCACCACATCTACGTCATCGCCTCCGACGGTGACCTCCAGGAGGGTGTCACCTCCGAGGCGTCGTCGCTGGCCGGGCACCAGAACCTCGGCAACCTCGTCGTCATCTACGACTCCAATCAGATCTCGATCGAGGACGACACCAACGTCGCTTTCACCGAAGACGTCGCGAAGCGCTACGAGTCATACGGATGGCACGTGCAGACGGTCGACTGGAAGAAGACCGGGCAGTACGTCGAAGACGCCGCCGCGCTGTACGAGGCGATCGAGCAGGCCAAGGGCGAGACCGACCGGCCGTCGATCATCATCCTGAAGACCATCATCGGCTGGCCCTCCCCCGGCAAGCAGAACACCGGCAAGATCCACGGCTCGGCCCTGGGCGCCGACGAACTGCGCGCCACAAAAGAGGTGCTCGGCTGGAACCCGGACGAGACGTTCGAGGTGCCGGACGACGTGCTCGCGCACACCCGCTCCCTTCGAGAGCGGGGCGCGGCGGCGCGCGCCGCGTGGCAGGAGAAGTTCGACGCCTGGGCCGCAGCCCACCCCGAGCGCAAGGCCCTCTGGGACCGCATTCAGGCGCGGGAGCTCCCCGGTGACATCCGCGACGCGCTGCCCGTCTTCGCCGCCGGCAAGGACGTCTCCACCCGCGCGGCCTCCGGTCAGGTCATCAACGCCCTGGCCGCGCAGCTTCCCGAGCTCTGGGGCGGCTCCGCCGATCTCGCCGAGTCGAACCTCACGACGATCAAGGACGCGAAGTCCTTCATCCCCGAGGTCTGGTCCACGCATGAGTGGTCGGGTGACCCGTACGGCCGCGTGCTGCACTTCGGAATCCGCGAGCACGCGATGGGCGCGATCATCAACGGCATCGTGCTCCACGGACCGACCCGCGCCTTCGGCGGAACGTTCCTCATCTTCAGCGACTACATGCGCCCGTCGGTGCGCCTGGCGGCCCTGATGAACATCCCGTCACTGTTCGTGTGGACCCACGACTCCGTCGCGCTCGGCGAGGACGGTCCCACGCACCAGCCGATCGAGCAGCTCGCCGCGCTGCGCGCCATCCCCAATTTCACGCTGGTCCGCCCGGCCGACGCCAACGAGACCGCCGTGGTGTGGCTGGAGCTGCTCCGCCGACACGACGGCCCTGCGGGCCTGGCGCTCACCCGTCAGAACATCCCGGTGTTCGAGCGGGGCGAGGGCGATGCCTCCGGCGAGACCTTCGCCTCGGCCGATGGCGCGGCCCGAGGCGCCTACGTCCTGGCCGAGGCTCCTGACGGACGCCCCGACGTGATCCTGATCGCGACGGGCTCCGAGGTGCAGCTGGCCGTGGCCGCGCGCGAGACGCTGCGGGGCGAGGGCGTGAACGCCCGCGTCGTGTCGGCTCCGTCGCTGGAGTGGTTCGCCGAGCAGGACGAGGCCTACCGCGAATCGGTGCTCCCCTCCGCCGTGAGCGCGCGGGTCTCGGTCGAGGCGGGCATCGCGCTGCCCTGGCGCGGCATCGTCGGCGATCGTGGGCGCTCGGTGTCGATCGAGCACTTCGGCGCGTCGGCCGACTACAAGACGCTGTTCGAGAAGTTCGGCATCACCGCCGAGGCCGTCGTCGAGGCGGCCCGCGAGACCATCGCGGCCACGGCCGCCGCCCACTGA